Within the Novosphingobium pentaromativorans US6-1 genome, the region GAGGCCCAGGTCGGGCTGCTCGGATTTCAACGTACCGATCTCAGCCTTGGAGACGTGGTCTCCCACACAAAGGGTAAGCTGCAGACCTTCATCGCGGAGCAGCTCGGTTCGGTTTGGTTCAGTCCCGAGGCCGTTTACCAAGCGATCGCCGATGAATGCCGCAGGAAAGCAAATTTCTCTGGTGACACTACTTCCCTCCAGCTGGCTATCAAGGAAAAGGGGCTGACCAAGGACAATGTTCAGGAATGGCTGGATGCCATCCAGAGCAACAGCCGATCTCCGGATTGGGGAACGATCGCGCCGAGCCTCACCTATCCCTTCACGGACCAGCTTCGCATCAGCCAGGAATATGCGGTTTATCGTGCTGCCGCGCTGAACTCGGCCGACGGCGCTGTCCAGCGCATCCGCATGAAGATCGCAGAAGCACTGCCGACCGTCATAGATGACGCAACGCTTAGTCTCGTCGACATGGTCGAGACGCTTTACCTTCATGCAGAAGAGATCGGGAAGAAGTACCTTTCACCATTTAGTCCCTCAAGACTGAAGGCGATGATAATATATGAAATATACACGCATCATTAAAGCCGAGCGGTACAAGCGATTAGTTAGAAGCCTCAGAAAGAAATCTCATGAAAAACTTGAAGTTGCGAAGGCTTCTTCTACTCTCTCGCCTCGAGGGGAAGGCGAGGCAGGAGAAGTTTGACGAATGCACGACGGTGGTGTTCGGCGAGAACGACACCGGGAAATCGCATCTCATCAAGTCCATCTATGGCGCATTCGGGGCAGATGCCTCGGTCGTGAACGAGAAATGGATCAAGGCATCTGTCGCCACGATGCTCGAATTCTCCGTGGATGGTGCAATCTACTCGATCATTC harbors:
- a CDS encoding dsDNA nuclease domain-containing protein, whose translation is MEFQAIKSPLGGGMSLATDLVSKPPRERGATGGRYDFQTMWGLALLFQQHGTNDDYAIVFEFHDDIALLDSASNPTNVRFYQVKSKATNGGWTLTALLKREKLKTKGGTKEKPSFIDKMFDNVDKFPDAVLSADFVSNQLCGFNAGKTSFRLNECEPSHFKKIVASIQEAYPRATEAQVGLLGFQRTDLSLGDVVSHTKGKLQTFIAEQLGSVWFSPEAVYQAIADECRRKANFSGDTTSLQLAIKEKGLTKDNVQEWLDAIQSNSRSPDWGTIAPSLTYPFTDQLRISQEYAVYRAAALNSADGAVQRIRMKIAEALPTVIDDATLSLVDMVETLYLHAEEIGKKYLSPFSPSRLKAMIIYEIYTHH